A genomic region of Aspergillus oryzae RIB40 DNA, chromosome 1 contains the following coding sequences:
- a CDS encoding uncharacterized protein (predicted protein): MIPEFPNIVDIWLHDIPIRLPRINAISKLVRRWLQVSPSCPVPRFMLKEVLVSVESAANRISQGHGETNRLAEDVKTATSQQLVVPLDTRPEEFSKILTRPSLRAEAIGLVLSMAGNAAICLLESDIVFSVSDMHVQRRSHYHC; the protein is encoded by the exons ATGATTCCCGAGTTTCCCAATATTGTCGATATCTGGCTCCACGATATCCCCATACGTTTGCCGCGCATTAACGCTATCAGCAAGTTGGTCCGACGCTGGTTGCAAGTTAGTCCTAGCTGCCCAGTGCCCAGATTCATgctcaaagaggtgctgGTCTCTGTTGAATCCGCTGCCAATCGAATAAGTCAGGGCCACGGGGAGACTAACAGGCTGGCTGAAGACGTTAAGACTGCAACGTCGCAACAATTGGTGGTTCCCCTTGACACGCGACCCGAGGAATTCTCGAAGATCCTCACTCGGCCGTCCCTGAGAGCCGAAGCCATTGGTCTCGTGCTGAGCATGGCTGGCAATGCAGCAATCTGCCTGCTTGAATCGGATATAGTATTTTCTGTCTCAGACATGCATGT CCAGCGACGCAGCCATTACCATTGCTGA